One window of Hymenobacter sp. BRD128 genomic DNA carries:
- the ribH gene encoding 6,7-dimethyl-8-ribityllumazine synthase: MATALQNLSAYDSTSFVDISEKRFGLVVAEWNRELTDTLSTGAYETLLKHGAKAENIFRNTVPGSFELTLGAQFLAQHEEIDAIICLGVVIKGDTKHDDYICHAVAQGLTTVGLKYNKPVIFGLVTTNTLEQAWDRAGGRHGNKGVEAAVAAIQMLGF; this comes from the coding sequence ATGGCAACCGCCCTCCAAAATCTCAGCGCTTACGACAGCACCAGCTTTGTTGACATCAGTGAAAAACGTTTCGGCCTGGTAGTGGCCGAATGGAACCGCGAATTGACCGACACGCTCAGCACCGGGGCCTACGAAACCCTGCTGAAGCACGGCGCGAAGGCGGAAAATATTTTTCGCAACACGGTGCCCGGTAGCTTTGAGCTCACGCTGGGGGCGCAATTTCTGGCGCAGCACGAAGAGATTGACGCCATCATCTGCCTGGGCGTGGTAATCAAGGGCGATACCAAGCACGACGACTACATCTGCCACGCCGTGGCCCAAGGGCTGACTACGGTTGGTCTTAAGTATAATAAGCCCGTGATATTTGGGTTGGTGACGACGAATACCCTGGAGCAGGCCTGGGACCGGGCCGGTGGGCGCCATGGCAACAAAGGCGTGGAAGCCGCCGTGGCAGCCATTCAAATGCTCGGATTCTGA
- a CDS encoding glycerophosphodiester phosphodiesterase family protein, protein MAFTSFLPRLASQPEVHGHRGCRGLLPENTLPAFLHALALGVDVLELDVVISADQQVVVSHEPWLAARLGRDPDGRLIDPLQEQALNLYQVPYATIRRCAVGEWPHPLFPTQRPSPTYRPLLSEVLRAAEAACQHLGRPPVGYSIELKSTPAGDALYHPAPVRFVELVLAEIAAVAVQACTTLLSFDARILQVARRLAPAQALCLLSETPTAAGTWFTELGFVPQVFGCDFHLLSSESVQILRTAHPELYLVPWTVNEPDDLRRVLSWHVDGITTDFPDRLLAMLGRTADVKQV, encoded by the coding sequence ATGGCTTTTACTTCTTTCCTTCCCCGGCTGGCTAGCCAGCCCGAAGTGCACGGGCACCGCGGCTGCCGCGGCTTATTGCCCGAAAATACGCTGCCCGCATTCTTACATGCCCTGGCGCTGGGTGTCGATGTGCTGGAGCTCGACGTCGTGATTTCAGCCGACCAGCAAGTGGTTGTTTCGCACGAGCCTTGGCTGGCTGCCCGGCTCGGCCGCGACCCCGATGGCAGGCTTATCGACCCGCTTCAGGAGCAGGCACTCAATCTCTATCAGGTGCCCTACGCTACCATCCGGCGCTGCGCGGTAGGCGAGTGGCCGCACCCCCTGTTTCCGACGCAGCGCCCTAGCCCCACTTACCGCCCGCTGCTAAGCGAAGTGTTGCGCGCTGCCGAAGCGGCTTGCCAGCACCTGGGGCGCCCGCCGGTAGGCTATTCTATCGAACTAAAGAGCACGCCTGCTGGCGACGCTTTGTATCATCCCGCGCCCGTCCGCTTTGTCGAATTGGTATTGGCCGAAATTGCAGCCGTTGCGGTGCAGGCTTGCACAACGTTGCTCAGCTTCGACGCGCGTATTCTGCAAGTAGCGCGCCGGCTAGCCCCGGCGCAGGCATTGTGCCTGCTTAGCGAAACTCCCACCGCTGCCGGTACTTGGTTTACTGAACTGGGATTTGTGCCGCAAGTGTTCGGTTGCGATTTTCACCTACTGTCGTCTGAATCGGTACAAATACTGCGAACGGCTCATCCCGAATTGTACTTAGTACCCTGGACCGTGAATGAGCCCGATGACTTACGCCGCGTGCTATCGTGGCACGTTGATGGCATTACTACCGATTTTCCTGACCGCCTGTTAGCCATGCTTGGCCGAACGGCTGATGTAAAACAAGTGTAA
- a CDS encoding DUF721 domain-containing protein yields MKKPSLSPTARRADIIPLKEGLEALVRAYRLGGKLNEVTIVASWERVMGKAVALKTKEVYVSKGKLFVRLTSAPLKHELVMAKTRVLEMLNAEVGTQVVTEVVFL; encoded by the coding sequence GTGAAAAAACCCAGCCTATCCCCCACCGCCCGCCGCGCCGATATTATTCCGCTAAAAGAAGGATTAGAGGCTCTGGTGCGCGCTTATCGGCTCGGCGGCAAACTCAACGAGGTAACAATAGTAGCCAGCTGGGAACGCGTAATGGGCAAGGCCGTCGCGCTCAAAACCAAGGAGGTCTACGTGAGCAAGGGCAAGCTCTTTGTACGTCTCACTTCGGCGCCACTTAAGCACGAGCTAGTAATGGCTAAAACCAGGGTTCTTGAAATGCTGAACGCCGAGGTGGGAACGCAGGTAGTGACCGAGGTTGTTTTTCTATAA
- a CDS encoding DNA replication/repair protein RecF, which produces MTLDQLHLLFFKNYDEASLAFSPGINCFVGDNGSGKTNLLDAIHYLALTKSAFAGADAQSIKQGADFFVVKGRFSTPQHERPEAIQVSMRAGQKKIITHDKQPYDRLADHIGRYPAVLISPYDTDLIRQGSEDRRRYFDSLQSQLDHDFLELLIQYNGLLRQRNATLKQGAGSHGFDALYLQALDDQLAPLGENLSILRSTFLAQFIPVFQRHYEQLADGREQVAVEYKSQLTGQNFRHLLLANERRDLMLQRSTTGPHRDDFNFLMDGLPVKSYASQGQQKSFAIALKLAQFELLSSRALPAGQALAKPLLLLDDIFDRLDDKRITRLLQLVADQTFGQVFLTDTNLARTDQALAGVGSAIQRFQVSAGQVMPI; this is translated from the coding sequence ATGACGCTCGACCAGCTCCACTTGCTGTTTTTTAAAAACTACGACGAAGCTAGCCTGGCTTTTAGCCCCGGCATCAATTGCTTTGTCGGCGACAACGGTAGTGGCAAAACTAATCTGCTCGATGCCATTCACTACCTGGCGCTTACCAAAAGCGCTTTCGCCGGCGCCGATGCGCAGAGCATCAAGCAAGGGGCCGATTTTTTCGTAGTAAAGGGCCGGTTTTCTACTCCCCAGCACGAGCGACCCGAAGCCATTCAGGTGAGTATGCGGGCGGGCCAGAAGAAAATTATTACCCACGATAAGCAGCCCTATGACCGACTAGCCGACCACATTGGCCGCTACCCAGCCGTGCTCATCTCGCCCTACGATACGGACCTTATCCGGCAGGGCAGTGAGGACCGGCGGCGTTATTTTGATAGTTTGCAGTCGCAGCTCGACCATGATTTTCTGGAGCTGCTCATTCAGTATAATGGTCTATTACGCCAACGCAATGCTACGCTCAAGCAAGGCGCAGGCAGCCACGGCTTTGATGCGCTGTACCTGCAAGCGCTCGACGACCAGTTAGCCCCGCTGGGTGAGAACTTATCGATACTACGCAGCACTTTTCTTGCGCAGTTTATCCCGGTCTTTCAGCGTCACTACGAGCAGCTAGCCGATGGGCGCGAGCAGGTAGCCGTTGAATATAAGAGCCAGTTGACGGGCCAGAATTTTCGCCACTTGCTACTCGCTAATGAGCGGCGCGACCTTATGTTGCAACGTAGTACTACCGGCCCTCATCGTGACGATTTCAACTTTCTCATGGATGGGCTGCCCGTCAAAAGCTATGCTTCGCAGGGACAGCAAAAGTCCTTTGCCATTGCGCTTAAGCTTGCGCAGTTTGAGCTACTGAGTAGCCGGGCACTGCCCGCCGGCCAGGCGCTAGCCAAGCCGCTGCTGCTACTTGATGATATTTTCGACCGCCTCGATGACAAGCGAATCACGCGGCTGCTCCAACTCGTCGCCGACCAGACGTTCGGCCAAGTCTTCTTGACCGATACCAACCTAGCGCGTACCGACCAGGCACTGGCGGGCGTTGGCAGTGCCATCCAGCGCTTCCAGGTGAGCGCGGGCCAAGTGATGCCAATCTGA
- a CDS encoding tol-pal system YbgF family protein, translating to MSKIPYTGKTPGARQPVRPVSTDPLAPAEESYVTANPLLEDPDALAARLADSEDFVRRNRNLLLGVLVAVVAVVAGAFGYNYWRTEQNTQAQNAMFKAVNYWEADSLNKATKGDGKHPGLAKVASEYSGTKAGNLANFYAGVAALKQGKYQDAYNLLDKFSADDYLVQSRAYSLMGDAKLELNQPKEAAELYAKAADHKANDFFSPGYVLKQGIALETAKDNAGALKAYDRILNDYAASPEASEARQRKAALAQ from the coding sequence ATGTCTAAAATTCCTTACACCGGCAAAACGCCGGGCGCCCGCCAGCCAGTCCGTCCCGTATCGACCGACCCGCTAGCCCCGGCCGAAGAGAGCTACGTGACCGCAAACCCGCTGCTCGAAGACCCCGATGCGCTGGCGGCCCGGCTGGCCGACTCGGAGGACTTTGTGCGCCGCAATCGCAACCTGCTGCTCGGGGTACTGGTGGCGGTGGTAGCGGTGGTGGCCGGTGCGTTTGGGTACAACTACTGGCGCACCGAGCAAAACACGCAGGCTCAGAATGCGATGTTTAAGGCCGTAAATTACTGGGAGGCCGACTCGCTGAATAAGGCAACTAAAGGCGATGGCAAGCATCCTGGCCTAGCCAAGGTGGCTAGCGAGTATAGCGGTACTAAAGCCGGCAACTTGGCCAATTTTTACGCCGGCGTGGCCGCGCTGAAGCAGGGCAAGTACCAGGATGCCTACAACCTGCTCGATAAGTTCAGCGCCGACGACTACCTCGTGCAGTCGCGGGCCTACTCGCTCATGGGCGATGCCAAGCTGGAGCTGAACCAGCCGAAGGAAGCCGCGGAGTTGTACGCCAAGGCCGCCGACCACAAAGCCAACGATTTCTTCTCGCCGGGCTACGTGCTCAAGCAGGGTATTGCCCTGGAAACGGCTAAGGATAACGCCGGCGCTCTCAAGGCTTACGACCGCATCCTGAATGACTACGCAGCTTCGCCGGAGGCTAGCGAAGCCCGGCAGCGCAAGGCCGCGCTGGCTCAGTAA
- a CDS encoding rhomboid family intramembrane serine protease: MFNPILILIGLTVAISAYAWSNRDLMAAWVMEPYVIARNGQWYRLLTSGFLHADWAHLLFNMFAFYSFSPVVLATLAQGYGAGTGLALFLLLYLGGIIVSDLPTYFQHRDDRGYRSLGASGGVASVLFASILLFPVNRNGGGIIIFPLPFPIQPFVFGLLYLAYSYYMGRRRSDNINHDAHFYGALFGVLVIIALVPGVLASFAQQVGAYRF, translated from the coding sequence GTGTTCAATCCCATTCTTATTCTTATCGGCCTCACGGTCGCCATCTCAGCCTACGCCTGGTCCAACCGCGATTTGATGGCCGCCTGGGTTATGGAGCCCTACGTAATTGCCCGCAATGGGCAGTGGTACCGCCTGCTTACCTCCGGCTTTTTGCATGCCGACTGGGCGCACCTCTTGTTTAACATGTTTGCCTTCTACTCCTTCAGCCCCGTGGTGCTTGCCACGCTGGCGCAGGGCTACGGGGCAGGCACGGGGCTAGCCCTGTTTCTGCTGCTCTACCTGGGCGGCATTATCGTGTCCGATTTACCCACCTACTTCCAGCACCGCGATGACCGGGGCTACCGCAGCCTGGGTGCCTCGGGTGGCGTGGCGTCAGTGTTGTTTGCCAGTATTCTGCTCTTTCCGGTGAACCGGAACGGGGGCGGCATCATCATTTTTCCGCTGCCGTTTCCTATTCAGCCCTTTGTTTTTGGCTTACTTTACCTGGCGTATTCCTACTACATGGGTCGCCGGCGAAGCGATAATATCAACCACGACGCGCACTTCTACGGGGCGCTTTTTGGAGTGCTGGTTATCATTGCCCTGGTGCCGGGCGTGCTGGCCAGCTTTGCGCAGCAAGTCGGCGCTTACCGTTTTTAA
- a CDS encoding helix-turn-helix domain-containing protein, with amino-acid sequence MPHQGEILQEAIKNSGISITRIVEELGITRPTIYRKFKDDTLDSNFVKNIGQIIGHDFSHDFTIVQQSTLPFVTQNVRSAVTNNITPRVTPTQKPDFDAQGQLLALQTKYIALLEAYNELLLKVYGPK; translated from the coding sequence ATGCCTCATCAGGGCGAAATACTGCAAGAAGCCATTAAAAACAGTGGTATTTCCATCACGCGTATCGTGGAAGAGCTTGGTATTACACGTCCGACTATCTATCGTAAATTCAAAGATGATACACTTGATTCCAATTTTGTAAAAAATATCGGACAAATTATCGGGCATGATTTTTCTCATGACTTTACAATTGTTCAACAATCAACTCTGCCTTTTGTAACTCAAAATGTCCGTTCTGCTGTTACAAATAATATTACACCACGTGTAACACCTACTCAGAAGCCTGATTTTGACGCGCAAGGACAGCTTTTAGCTCTTCAAACGAAGTATATCGCCCTTCTTGAAGCGTACAATGAATTGTTGTTGAAAGTGTACGGTCCTAAGTAA
- a CDS encoding DUF2939 domain-containing protein, translating into MKRLLLFVLLLALVAGGYYYYSSLKKGPEYALLQAAAATQTHDQAAFNRYVDVDALTGHLVDNVADHSGALAALVPGGGLALRGGLRLLKPQLAKAAHNEIQRYVETGSLEAAQAAAPSAWSIFPYWG; encoded by the coding sequence ATGAAGCGTTTGCTGTTATTCGTGCTGCTCCTGGCTTTGGTGGCGGGCGGCTATTATTACTACTCGTCGCTGAAAAAAGGGCCTGAATATGCCCTGTTGCAGGCCGCCGCCGCCACGCAAACGCACGACCAGGCAGCCTTCAACCGTTACGTAGATGTGGATGCCCTGACGGGCCACTTGGTAGATAATGTGGCCGACCACAGTGGGGCGCTGGCTGCCTTGGTACCGGGCGGTGGGCTAGCCCTGCGCGGCGGCCTGCGCCTGCTAAAGCCTCAGCTAGCCAAGGCCGCCCACAACGAAATACAGCGCTACGTTGAGACGGGCTCGCTGGAGGCGGCGCAGGCAGCTGCCCCAAGCGCTTGGTCAATATTTCCCTACTGGGGCTAG
- the pdhA gene encoding pyruvate dehydrogenase (acetyl-transferring) E1 component subunit alpha — translation MAESKVKDASKAGANGSKANGQETAKVVDTATGVETAPQPAVEELPDAHQGGNPATEPVATSPAQPEFPKETYLTWYEQMQLMRKFEEKAGQLYGQQKIKGFCHLYIGQEACVAGAVSALEKGDKYITAYRDHAHPLALGTSPNAIMAELFAKATGCSKGKGGSMHMFDKEVGFMGGHGIVGGQIPMGAGIAFAEKYNKTGKLCICYMGDGAVRQGALHEAFNMAMLWKLPVIFVVENNGYAMGTAVGRSSNVTELHIIAEGYQMPNEPVNAMNVEDVHQAVARAAERARNGEGPTFLEFKTYRYKGHSMSDPAKYRTKEEVEEYRHRDTIEAVRHTILTHSMATEEELAAIDERIKGQVQESVDFAENSPYPDAAELYHDVYVQNDYPYIHD, via the coding sequence ATGGCGGAGTCGAAAGTAAAGGATGCGTCGAAGGCCGGCGCGAACGGCAGCAAAGCCAACGGCCAGGAAACGGCAAAAGTAGTTGATACAGCTACGGGCGTCGAAACGGCCCCGCAGCCGGCAGTCGAAGAGCTACCCGATGCCCACCAGGGCGGCAACCCCGCCACCGAGCCCGTGGCTACTTCGCCCGCCCAGCCCGAATTTCCGAAAGAGACGTACCTGACCTGGTATGAGCAAATGCAGCTCATGCGCAAGTTTGAGGAGAAGGCGGGCCAGCTCTATGGCCAGCAAAAAATTAAAGGCTTTTGCCACCTCTACATTGGCCAGGAGGCCTGCGTAGCGGGTGCGGTGTCGGCCTTGGAAAAAGGCGACAAGTACATTACGGCCTACCGCGACCACGCCCACCCGTTAGCCCTGGGTACCTCGCCCAATGCCATTATGGCCGAGCTGTTTGCCAAAGCTACCGGCTGCTCGAAGGGTAAAGGCGGCTCGATGCACATGTTTGACAAAGAAGTTGGGTTTATGGGCGGCCACGGCATTGTGGGCGGCCAGATTCCGATGGGCGCCGGCATCGCCTTCGCCGAGAAGTACAACAAGACCGGTAAGCTTTGCATTTGCTACATGGGCGACGGTGCCGTGCGCCAGGGCGCGCTGCACGAAGCCTTTAATATGGCTATGTTGTGGAAATTGCCCGTGATTTTTGTGGTGGAGAACAACGGCTACGCCATGGGCACAGCCGTAGGGCGCTCGTCTAACGTGACGGAGCTACACATCATCGCCGAAGGTTACCAGATGCCCAACGAGCCGGTGAATGCTATGAACGTGGAAGACGTGCACCAGGCCGTGGCCCGCGCCGCCGAGCGCGCCCGCAACGGCGAAGGCCCAACCTTCCTCGAATTTAAAACCTACCGCTACAAGGGCCACTCGATGAGCGACCCGGCCAAGTACCGCACCAAAGAAGAAGTGGAGGAGTATCGCCACCGCGATACCATCGAGGCCGTGCGCCACACCATCCTCACGCACAGCATGGCGACTGAGGAGGAGCTAGCCGCCATCGATGAGCGCATCAAAGGCCAGGTGCAGGAATCGGTTGATTTTGCTGAAAACTCGCCCTACCCCGATGCCGCTGAGCTCTACCACGACGTGTACGTGCAGAACGACTACCCGTATATTCACGATTAG
- a CDS encoding PLD nuclease N-terminal domain-containing protein: MKSLRSFSQRLPLLATLLLPLLLLTTSCARFNADGSLAPWGIALLILDVLAIINVFGQPWDIGKKILWAAIIFFFPFGGLLIYYFFGRGR, encoded by the coding sequence ATGAAATCGCTCCGTTCTTTTTCTCAGCGACTGCCCCTGCTGGCTACCCTGCTTCTGCCTTTGCTGCTGCTTACCACCAGCTGCGCCCGCTTCAACGCCGACGGGAGCTTGGCTCCTTGGGGTATAGCACTTCTTATATTGGACGTATTAGCTATCATTAATGTATTTGGCCAGCCATGGGACATTGGTAAAAAGATTCTTTGGGCTGCCATTATCTTTTTCTTCCCGTTTGGCGGGCTGCTGATTTATTACTTTTTCGGCCGCGGCAGATAG
- a CDS encoding type III pantothenate kinase, whose product MTTLALDLGNTALKYGVFGPAGLAESGVLAVPADLAALWQRTRPAQAILSSVTDEAGAQPWLATLAAADGLRQILPFRPGYTPVPVRNLYATPHTLGADRLAAAVAAASLRPGRPTLVLDAGTALKLDLVTADGTYHGGSIAPGLRMRLQALHTFTGRLPLLELPAVGEAVQLIGDSTASCLLSGVLRGTAAEVRGLVAEYEQVYPGLGLLLTGGDAPYLQAALAPLSSRIFVVPELVLLGLDKILRYNVDN is encoded by the coding sequence ATGACTACGCTAGCCCTTGACCTCGGCAATACGGCGCTGAAGTACGGCGTATTCGGGCCAGCGGGCTTGGCGGAAAGCGGGGTGCTAGCCGTGCCCGCCGACCTAGCCGCGCTGTGGCAGCGCACGCGGCCGGCGCAGGCCATCCTGTCGTCGGTAACCGATGAGGCGGGCGCCCAGCCCTGGCTAGCCACCTTGGCGGCGGCCGATGGCCTGCGGCAGATACTGCCATTCCGACCCGGCTACACGCCCGTGCCGGTGCGCAATCTCTACGCCACGCCCCACACGCTGGGCGCCGACCGGCTGGCGGCGGCTGTGGCTGCCGCTAGCCTGCGACCCGGCCGGCCCACGCTGGTGCTCGACGCGGGCACCGCCCTAAAGCTGGACCTCGTGACGGCCGACGGCACTTATCACGGCGGCAGCATTGCGCCGGGGCTGCGCATGCGCTTGCAGGCGCTGCACACGTTTACGGGCCGGCTGCCGCTGCTGGAATTACCCGCCGTGGGCGAGGCGGTGCAACTAATCGGCGACTCGACGGCCTCTTGCCTGCTGAGCGGCGTGCTGCGGGGCACGGCCGCCGAGGTGCGCGGGCTGGTGGCCGAGTACGAGCAAGTATACCCTGGCCTGGGGCTGCTGCTCACGGGCGGCGACGCGCCGTACCTACAAGCAGCGCTAGCCCCGCTCAGCAGCCGTATCTTTGTAGTGCCGGAACTGGTGCTGCTGGGCCTGGATAAGATTTTACGCTATAATGTTGACAACTAA
- the lptC gene encoding LPS export ABC transporter periplasmic protein LptC — protein MRGRSPFGASLAIGALLLGLATACQNKDKEAPRIFYKGPMFETENVVTLLSDSARLHARLTAPLEQIFENGDKLYPKNATVTFYDKPGKLVVNTIFAKWIKFDNAKQLYILRGAVKVSNVPEQQTLNTEELFYNQNQRKIYTDSAMFVRVQTPTEVLTGYGLTANQDFSRYGILRPKGVFSLAEAQRLGK, from the coding sequence ATGCGCGGACGCTCTCCGTTTGGGGCCAGCCTTGCCATCGGCGCTCTGCTGCTGGGGCTAGCCACTGCTTGCCAAAACAAAGACAAAGAGGCGCCGCGCATATTTTACAAGGGGCCCATGTTTGAAACCGAGAACGTGGTGACCTTGCTCAGCGACTCGGCCCGGCTGCACGCGCGCCTCACGGCGCCGCTCGAGCAGATTTTTGAAAACGGCGACAAGCTCTACCCCAAAAATGCCACCGTCACGTTTTACGACAAGCCGGGCAAGCTGGTAGTTAATACCATCTTTGCCAAGTGGATTAAATTTGACAACGCCAAGCAGCTCTACATTTTGCGCGGCGCGGTGAAGGTGTCCAACGTGCCCGAGCAGCAGACGCTCAATACCGAGGAGTTGTTTTATAACCAGAATCAGCGCAAAATCTATACCGACAGCGCCATGTTTGTGCGCGTGCAAACGCCTACCGAAGTGCTCACCGGCTACGGCCTCACCGCCAACCAGGACTTTTCGCGCTACGGCATTCTGCGGCCGAAGGGCGTCTTTAGCCTGGCCGAGGCCCAGCGCCTGGGCAAGTAA
- a CDS encoding pseudouridine synthase, translating into MGKQHFSDDKPARRGGASGGSDRGGYSPRGGNGGSNYKGSRPDGRGEGYSPSRPTFGQGGGNKFGGRPGGNGSSAGKPGYGEKRSFGGGDRPERGGFGEKRSFGGERTPGAFGEKRSFGGERNAGAFGEKRSFGGERTPGAFGEKRSFGGDRDGKPGYGEKRSFGGDRGSAGYGEKRSFGGGDRDARPRRFEQNAEGGEPRSREDRGDRPAYPPKPIWQGQPVRYEGKPTVPRGTAGERNRKFIKKNPDGTPAGGEATARPAYTGRDERRSFEEGGASQRPRPAGGRDDRPARREFTPRPGGDDRSSSYGDRRPASGDSGERRSYGSDRPAGRERTEGAFGKPRSYGERPTNASSSTFRERREAMRAAESGPRSSTGYGRADKPKFGEKPGEAPDYKNLKHYENDKTRGNKRRLNQEDFGTEELRLNRYIANAGICSRREADSLIAAGEIRVNGEVVTEMGYKVQPTDTVQYGKTNLNREKLVYVLLNKPKDFLTTTDDPEGRKTVMSLVATASKERIFPVGRLDRNTTGLLLFTNDGEVAQKLSHPSHKNKKIYQAELDKPLTAEHLGQIAAGLELEDGKAEVDDVAVVAGNPHFVGIELHVGRNRIVRRIFEHLGYDVVALDRVQYAGLTKKDLPRGKWRFLSEQEVIRLKYFL; encoded by the coding sequence ATGGGCAAGCAACATTTTTCGGACGATAAGCCGGCGCGGCGGGGCGGGGCTAGCGGCGGCAGCGACCGCGGCGGCTATTCACCGCGGGGCGGCAACGGCGGCAGCAACTATAAAGGCAGCCGTCCCGACGGGCGCGGCGAAGGCTATTCGCCTTCGCGCCCCACGTTTGGGCAGGGCGGCGGCAACAAATTTGGCGGGCGCCCCGGTGGCAATGGTAGCAGCGCTGGCAAGCCTGGCTATGGCGAGAAGCGCAGTTTTGGCGGGGGCGACCGCCCGGAGCGCGGCGGCTTTGGCGAGAAGCGCAGCTTTGGCGGCGAGCGCACGCCGGGAGCATTTGGTGAGAAACGCTCGTTTGGCGGCGAGCGTAATGCCGGTGCTTTTGGGGAAAAGCGCAGCTTCGGGGGCGAGCGCACGCCGGGAGCTTTCGGAGAAAAACGTAGCTTTGGGGGCGACCGGGACGGCAAGCCTGGCTACGGCGAGAAGCGCAGCTTTGGCGGCGACCGAGGCAGTGCGGGCTACGGCGAGAAGCGCAGCTTTGGTGGAGGCGACCGCGATGCCCGGCCCCGCCGCTTTGAGCAGAATGCCGAAGGCGGCGAGCCCCGCAGCCGGGAAGACCGCGGCGACCGCCCGGCTTATCCGCCCAAGCCCATCTGGCAGGGCCAGCCGGTGCGCTACGAAGGCAAGCCGACGGTGCCGCGCGGCACGGCCGGGGAGCGCAACCGCAAATTTATCAAGAAGAACCCCGATGGCACGCCCGCAGGGGGGGAAGCCACTGCGCGCCCGGCCTACACTGGCCGCGACGAGCGTCGCTCGTTTGAGGAGGGTGGGGCTAGCCAGCGCCCCCGGCCTGCGGGTGGCCGCGACGACCGCCCGGCTCGCCGCGAGTTTACACCCCGCCCCGGTGGCGACGACCGTAGCAGCAGCTACGGCGACCGCCGGCCGGCTAGCGGCGACAGCGGCGAGCGCCGCAGCTACGGCAGCGACCGCCCCGCCGGCCGCGAGCGCACCGAAGGTGCCTTTGGCAAGCCGCGCAGCTACGGCGAGCGGCCCACCAACGCCAGCAGTAGTACCTTCCGCGAGCGCCGCGAGGCCATGCGCGCTGCCGAGAGCGGCCCGCGCTCAAGCACCGGCTACGGCCGGGCCGACAAGCCAAAATTTGGTGAGAAGCCCGGGGAGGCGCCCGACTACAAAAACCTTAAGCACTACGAGAACGACAAGACGCGCGGCAATAAGCGCCGCCTCAATCAGGAGGATTTTGGCACGGAAGAGCTGCGCCTGAACCGCTACATCGCCAACGCCGGCATCTGCTCGCGCCGCGAGGCCGACTCGCTGATTGCGGCCGGCGAAATTCGCGTGAATGGCGAGGTAGTAACCGAGATGGGCTACAAAGTGCAGCCCACCGACACGGTGCAGTACGGCAAAACCAATCTCAACCGCGAGAAGCTGGTGTACGTGCTGCTGAATAAGCCCAAGGACTTCCTTACCACCACCGACGACCCGGAGGGCCGCAAAACGGTAATGAGCCTGGTGGCCACGGCTTCGAAGGAGCGCATTTTTCCGGTGGGCCGCCTCGACCGTAATACCACGGGCCTGCTGCTCTTCACCAACGATGGTGAGGTGGCTCAGAAGCTCTCGCACCCCTCGCACAAAAACAAAAAAATCTACCAGGCCGAACTCGATAAGCCGCTCACGGCCGAGCACCTGGGCCAGATTGCGGCCGGCCTGGAACTGGAAGATGGCAAAGCCGAGGTAGATGATGTGGCCGTAGTGGCCGGCAACCCGCACTTCGTGGGCATCGAGCTGCACGTGGGCCGCAACCGCATTGTGCGCCGCATTTTCGAGCACCTCGGCTACGACGTGGTAGCCCTCGACCGCGTGCAGTATGCCGGCCTGACCAAGAAGGACCTGCCGCGCGGCAAATGGCGCTTTTTGAGCGAGCAGGAAGTTATCCGGCTGAAATATTTCCTGTAG
- a CDS encoding TraR/DksA C4-type zinc finger protein produces MTEENLRYSREDLAEFDQIIQDKLTAARKELSFIKETLTRNNESGTDTTAASLKVLEDGAETAEKESLNQLASRQMKFIQQLENAQLRIKNGTYGVCIGTGKLIPKERLRAVPHTQHSIEAKLARRD; encoded by the coding sequence ATGACTGAGGAAAACCTCCGCTATTCGCGGGAAGACTTAGCTGAGTTTGACCAGATTATTCAGGATAAACTTACGGCCGCCCGTAAGGAGCTATCCTTTATCAAGGAAACCCTGACCCGCAACAACGAATCGGGCACCGACACTACGGCCGCTTCGCTGAAGGTGCTGGAAGACGGCGCCGAAACGGCTGAGAAAGAAAGCCTGAACCAGCTGGCCTCGCGCCAGATGAAGTTCATTCAGCAGCTCGAGAATGCGCAGCTGCGCATTAAGAACGGCACCTACGGCGTGTGCATCGGCACGGGCAAGCTCATTCCGAAGGAGCGCCTGCGGGCCGTGCCCCACACCCAGCACTCGATTGAGGCCAAGCTGGCCCGGCGCGACTAA